AAACTGAGAGAGGTACTCGATGAAGCTACCGATAAATGGGGGGTTAGAATAACAAGAGTCGAAATAAAAAAGATAGATCCTCCACAAGATATAATGGATGCTATGAGCAAACAAATGAAAGCAGAAAGAATGAAAAGAGCTGTTATATTAGAAGCTGAAGGATACAAACAATCCCAAATTACCAAAGCAGAAGGAGACAGAAACGCAGCTATTTTAAAAGCTGAAGGTGAGGCTGAAGCTGTTAAAAAAATTGCAGACGCTCAAAAATATAAACTAAGTACGGAAGCTGAAGGAGAGGCACAAGCAATATTAAAAGTTTTTGATTCAATCCATAAAGGTAATCCTACTAAGGATTTAATTACTGTCAGATACTTAGAGGCATTAAAAGATATTTCTAACGGAAAAGCAACTAAAATATTTATGCCATACGAAATTTCTGGTATTTTAAGTTCAGTTGCATCTATGGCTGAGATTTCAAGAGATAATATACCCGAGGATAATATACCCCGAGAGTGATTAATAATTTAAACAAATAGCGAGATGTTGGATATTTATGATTTTCTTAGAGTCTTTATTTATAAATACTATAGCTTTTATAATTGCTTTTTTAATAATAAAGTTAATTATAAATCATAATAAAAAATTGTTTTTATTTATTGATTATTTCAATATTTATGGAACAATGTCTTTTTTAGTTTCTCTTTTTTATTTGAAGATTTCTAACAAATCATATATTGTCATAGAAGTTTTATTAATAAT
This genomic interval from Petrotoga sp. 9PWA.NaAc.5.4 contains the following:
- a CDS encoding SPFH domain-containing protein, which translates into the protein MLIVLIIIVIFLIFLASISLKVVRPYEKGLVERLGKFQREVSSGLNFIMPFIERITKVDLREMVIDVPPQEVITRDNVIVTVDAVIYYEVTDAYRVVYNVGDFTSAAVKLAQTNLRNVIGELELDQTLTSRERINTKLREVLDEATDKWGVRITRVEIKKIDPPQDIMDAMSKQMKAERMKRAVILEAEGYKQSQITKAEGDRNAAILKAEGEAEAVKKIADAQKYKLSTEAEGEAQAILKVFDSIHKGNPTKDLITVRYLEALKDISNGKATKIFMPYEISGILSSVASMAEISRDNIPEDNIPRE